The following are encoded together in the Candidatus Omnitrophota bacterium genome:
- a CDS encoding AAA family ATPase, with protein sequence MKIAVTGKGGAGKTTLASALALEFKEQGKQVIIVDCDPDANFSICLGFPLEEEIVPISEMKQLIAERTEVESLDTPSTFFKINPKVDDIPDKFCKIHNGIKLIVMGKVSKAGSGCMCPENTFIKRLISHLVLRKNEVVILDMVAGSEHLGRATAANVDVALIVVEPTQLGVVTAGRIKSLVKELGIRMSFFVGNKIESEQDRDFLLKNLGNEFLGFIHLSESLQANRGVFKFDDNLKVEFDEIFNKLYTLSN encoded by the coding sequence ATGAAGATTGCCGTAACCGGTAAAGGAGGAGCCGGTAAAACAACCCTAGCAAGTGCTCTTGCTTTAGAATTTAAAGAGCAAGGCAAGCAGGTCATTATTGTGGATTGTGACCCTGATGCAAATTTTTCTATTTGCTTAGGTTTTCCCCTCGAGGAAGAGATCGTCCCTATCTCTGAAATGAAGCAGCTTATTGCAGAACGTACTGAGGTCGAGTCTCTTGATACGCCCTCCACTTTTTTTAAGATAAATCCCAAAGTAGATGATATACCGGATAAATTTTGCAAAATCCATAATGGCATAAAGCTCATTGTTATGGGTAAGGTTTCCAAGGCTGGCAGCGGCTGCATGTGTCCGGAAAACACATTTATTAAAAGGCTAATTTCACACCTGGTATTAAGAAAGAATGAAGTCGTTATTCTGGATATGGTGGCTGGCAGTGAACATTTAGGCCGGGCAACAGCAGCTAATGTAGACGTGGCCTTAATTGTAGTCGAACCAACCCAGCTAGGCGTGGTTACCGCAGGCCGCATTAAGAGTTTAGTAAAAGAATTAGGCATAAGAATGAGTTTTTTTGTCGGTAACAAAATAGAGAGTGAACAGGATAGAGATTTCCTACTCAAAAATTTAGGAAATGAGTTTTTGGGTTTTATACACTTAAGTGAATCTTTACAGGCTAATCGGGGAGTATTTAAGTTTGATGATAACCTGAAGGTTGAATTTGACGAAATTTTTAATAAATTGTATACGTTAAGCAATTAA